A genome region from Thermodesulfobacteriota bacterium includes the following:
- a CDS encoding type II toxin-antitoxin system RelE/ParE family toxin, which produces MKYELVFPTERVEKEFEKELRKLSKNYQERIVASVRSLADIPRPPGKKYKKLEDESMVFSFVAQYRLRIGKYRVLYDIDDKNRRVILLKLAKRQEHTYK; this is translated from the coding sequence ATGAAATATGAATTAGTATTCCCAACCGAACGAGTTGAAAAAGAATTTGAGAAAGAGCTGAGAAAGCTATCTAAAAACTATCAGGAAAGGATAGTTGCTTCCGTTAGGTCTTTGGCTGATATTCCACGTCCGCCGGGGAAAAAATACAAAAAGTTAGAAGACGAATCTATGGTTTTTAGTTTCGTTGCTCAGTATAGACTGAGGATTGGAAAATATCGAGTACTATACGATATTGATGATAAAAATAGAAGAGTTATCTTGCTTAAGCTCGCGAAAAGGCAAGAACATACCTATAAATAA